A window of the Butyricimonas virosa genome harbors these coding sequences:
- a CDS encoding adenosylcobalamin-dependent ribonucleoside-diphosphate reductase, with translation MEQTTKKVEKQKETVKEKKVYTQEEAYSSSLNYFKGDELAARVWVSKYALKDSYGNIFELNPDDMHHRLASEIARIERNYANPMTEEQIFEVLRDFKYIVPQGGPMTGIGNDYQIASLSNCFVIGHDGPSDSYGGVMKIDQEQVQLMKRRGGVGHDLSHIRPKGSPVKNSALTSTGIVPFMERYSNSTREVAQDGRRGALMLSVSINHPDSESFIDAKMTEGKVTGANISVKIDDEFMKAVIEERDYIQKYPVYSEEPKNVKQISAVKLWNKIVYNAWKSAEPGILFWDTIIRESVPDCYADLGYRTVSTNPCGEIPLCPYDSCRLLAINLYSYVVNPFEKDAYFDYELFKKHVAIAQRLMDDIIDLELEKIDAILEKIASDPEDNEVKGVEIRLWEKIKAKAREGRRTGVGITAEGDMLAALGLRYGSDEAVDFSVDIHKQLAVAAYGSSVVLAKERGAFKIFDVEREKNNPFIARLKEASPEMYQEMVKYGRRNIACLTIAPTGTTSLMTQTTSGIEPVFLPVYKRRRKVNPNDKNVHVDFTDEMGDAYEEFIVFHHKFAIWMEKNGYDVHKRYTNEEIDEMVAKSPYYKATSNDIDWVAKVRMQGRVQKWVDHSISVTVNLPADVSEELVGQLYIEAWKSGCKGCTVYRDGSRSGVLVSNKDKKTDGGAMPAKRPKELDAEIVRFQNNKEKWIAFIGLYDGRPYEIFTGIADDEEGIMLPKAVTDGKIVKNTDEDGNSRYDFQFSNKRGFKTTVEGLSYKFNKEYWNYAKLISGVLRYGMPINQIVDLVAAMEFDNENINTWKNGVERALRKFIPDGTEATGSVCENCGSKSVIYQEGCLICKVCGSSKCG, from the coding sequence ATGGAACAAACTACGAAGAAAGTGGAAAAACAAAAAGAAACTGTGAAAGAAAAGAAAGTCTACACGCAGGAGGAGGCTTATAGCAGTTCCTTGAATTATTTCAAGGGGGATGAGTTAGCTGCCCGTGTTTGGGTAAGCAAATACGCTTTAAAAGATTCTTACGGGAATATTTTTGAGTTGAACCCGGATGACATGCATCATCGTTTGGCTTCAGAAATCGCTCGGATCGAGAGAAATTACGCAAACCCGATGACTGAAGAGCAAATTTTTGAGGTGTTGCGTGATTTTAAGTATATTGTTCCGCAAGGAGGGCCAATGACGGGTATTGGTAATGATTATCAAATTGCATCCCTTTCTAACTGTTTCGTGATCGGGCATGATGGTCCTTCTGATTCCTATGGCGGGGTTATGAAGATTGATCAGGAACAGGTGCAGTTGATGAAACGAAGAGGTGGGGTTGGACATGATTTATCCCATATTCGTCCGAAAGGGTCTCCAGTTAAGAATTCTGCCTTGACATCCACTGGAATTGTTCCTTTCATGGAGCGTTATTCAAACTCAACCCGGGAGGTAGCGCAAGATGGTCGTCGGGGAGCCTTGATGTTGAGTGTTTCTATCAATCACCCGGATTCGGAAAGTTTCATTGATGCGAAAATGACCGAGGGGAAAGTAACCGGAGCTAATATTTCGGTGAAGATTGATGACGAGTTTATGAAAGCGGTTATCGAGGAGCGTGATTATATTCAAAAATATCCGGTATATTCTGAGGAGCCGAAGAACGTGAAGCAGATTAGTGCAGTAAAATTGTGGAATAAGATTGTTTATAATGCGTGGAAATCTGCCGAACCCGGAATCTTGTTCTGGGATACGATTATTCGGGAGAGTGTGCCCGACTGCTATGCCGATCTGGGTTACAGAACGGTTTCCACGAATCCTTGTGGAGAGATTCCGTTGTGTCCGTATGACTCATGTCGTTTGCTGGCAATTAACTTGTATTCTTACGTGGTAAATCCTTTCGAGAAAGACGCGTATTTTGATTACGAGTTGTTCAAGAAACATGTGGCTATCGCTCAACGCTTGATGGACGATATTATTGATTTGGAATTGGAGAAAATTGATGCTATTCTTGAGAAAATTGCATCGGATCCGGAAGATAACGAGGTGAAGGGTGTTGAGATCCGTTTGTGGGAGAAAATTAAAGCAAAAGCTAGAGAAGGGCGTCGTACCGGGGTTGGTATCACGGCTGAAGGTGATATGTTGGCTGCTCTCGGGTTGCGTTATGGTAGTGATGAAGCGGTTGATTTCTCCGTGGATATCCATAAACAACTGGCTGTTGCCGCATACGGTTCTTCTGTCGTGTTGGCCAAGGAACGTGGTGCTTTCAAAATTTTTGATGTTGAGAGGGAGAAGAATAATCCGTTTATTGCTCGTTTAAAAGAAGCTTCTCCGGAGATGTATCAGGAGATGGTGAAATACGGTCGTCGCAACATTGCTTGTCTGACGATTGCCCCGACGGGAACAACCAGTTTGATGACCCAAACGACTTCCGGTATTGAACCTGTATTCTTGCCGGTTTACAAGAGAAGAAGAAAGGTAAACCCGAACGACAAGAACGTGCATGTTGATTTTACGGATGAAATGGGGGATGCTTACGAGGAGTTTATCGTGTTCCATCATAAATTTGCTATTTGGATGGAGAAAAACGGGTATGATGTTCATAAACGTTACACGAACGAGGAGATTGATGAGATGGTGGCGAAGTCTCCTTATTATAAAGCAACATCTAATGATATTGATTGGGTTGCTAAAGTGCGTATGCAGGGACGTGTACAAAAATGGGTGGATCACTCCATCAGTGTTACGGTGAATTTGCCTGCGGATGTTTCGGAAGAGCTGGTTGGTCAACTTTATATCGAGGCTTGGAAGAGTGGGTGTAAAGGATGTACGGTTTATCGTGACGGTTCCCGTTCCGGGGTTTTGGTTTCCAATAAAGATAAAAAGACGGATGGAGGTGCGATGCCTGCCAAGCGTCCGAAAGAATTGGATGCGGAAATCGTGCGTTTCCAAAATAATAAGGAGAAATGGATTGCCTTTATTGGTTTGTATGACGGACGTCCTTACGAGATTTTTACTGGTATCGCTGATGATGAAGAGGGAATCATGTTGCCAAAAGCCGTGACCGACGGTAAGATTGTAAAGAACACGGATGAAGATGGAAATAGCCGTTACGACTTTCAATTCTCGAACAAGAGAGGTTTCAAGACGACGGTGGAGGGATTATCATACAAGTTCAATAAAGAGTATTGGAACTATGCAAAATTGATTTCCGGGGTCTTGCGTTATGGAATGCCGATCAATCAAATCGTGGATTTGGTTGCTGCTATGGAGTTCGATAATGAGAATATCAATACCTGGAAGAATGGTGTGGAAAGAGCGTTACGGAAATTTATCCCGGATGGGACGGAAGCAACCGGTTCGGTTTGTGAGAATTGCGGTTCTAAATCCGTTATTTATCAAGAGGGGTGTTTAATCTGTAAGGTTTGCGGTTCTTCTAAATGCGGGTGA